In Oryctolagus cuniculus chromosome 18, mOryCun1.1, whole genome shotgun sequence, the DNA window ATCAAATTCCAACTCTCCTGGTCAACCTACGAGCTTGGGGCCTGCATCCCTGGCCACTGTGCACCTCCCGGGCCGGGCTGCTGGGTACTGGCAGCTGCTGGCTCTCAGTATGGGATGTTCCTCACCTCACTAGGATTTCCTTCCGTCTGAACCCATGACCACGAAAGGGTCCTACCTCAGAGACCCCGCCCCGACCTTCCCACTACCCTGCTGTATGTCCCCCTGGCCTCAAACAATCTTGCTCCTGTTTCTTCTCTCCAAACAGAACCCTGTCGTGTCTGCTGGGGTCACTGCAGTAGCTAAGCTTGGGAGCCATTCCTGGTGGGCACTGCTAGACCCCAGGACACAGCCACACTGGCCACAGGGATGAGCAGGGGGCTTCCAGGGAGCCATCTGGCCCAGAAGGCCGAAGCGAGAGGAGGGTGCGGGGTGCGGGgtctccccagtgcctgggcctcaGCTGGGGTTCATGTCTCCCTCCGACCACaagagccctgtgtgtgtgtcaggggcaGAGCATGGTCCCCAGGACAGGGGGGCCCGGGCAGGGCAGCACCCACCTGCAGGTGAACGTAGTCATAATCCTCCATCCAGCCCCCCTCGCTGTTCTCGTACTGCCCATCTGGTGAGTCCTGGGAAGTGAACTTgggcggggagggcaggggccgcGACTGAATGCTGCTGGCCTTGTCAGTGTGgttggggtgcagggggccaccCCCATCgggccctggggcgggggccTTGGTCCGTCTGAAGAGCAGTGAGGCGTTGCCATGTAAGAAGGAAGCCAGCTGCTTAGCATCCTCGGGCACAGCCCGGGAGCAGGCCACTAGACGGTCCAGGTCTTCGGGGGTGGCGCCCAGGCCTCCCCGGCTGCTGTCGAGGGCCTGACCGTGTGCCACCAGCGTCTGGTACACATCCTCCATCTTTTGCAGTTGCCGGCTGAGCTTGGCATGCAGGGTGCGGTCAGAGGTGTGGGCGGCGTTGCCCACAGCGCTGCGGGCAAACTCCAGCAGCTCATGCACAGCCCCCTGGACGGCGGCCACCGCAGCCCGCAGGTCCTGCACTGGCGGCTCCTGGGGCTCCGGGGTGctgcgccagcccccagccccgacaGCACTGCCCGCTAGGTCCAGAAGGTGGCCCACGGTGGCGCTCACGCTGTGCTGCAGCCGAGCCAGGGCCTCCACGGCAACTTCTAGCTCCAGGGGTTCCCGGCCTGGCACCGCTGCCTCCAGGGAGGAAGCCGACTGGCTGCTGCGTGTGCTGCCCGTGCTGGAGGCCGACAGGCGCTTGGCATCCGCCGGGGCGTCTCGCTCAGCTGGGGGGGGAACGGCGTACACCCCGTCGTCAGCCACGCTGCTGTCGGCCACCTCGGGAGGTGCCCGCTCGCGGGGCAGGTCGTACAGCGTCCCAGGGCCTGGCCGCCGCAAGCCAGGGGGCACATCGTAGAGGTCAGGAGCTGGGGGCGGCACGTCATACACGTCCTCGGGGGGTGGGGAGTCCGGAGGCGGCGCGGCAAGGACCAGTGGATGGCGGGCTGGGTCAAAGGGCTTGGCCTTGGCAAAGGCAGGGGGCACATCGTAGGTCTCCTCGCGGAGCAGCGGGCCGGCAGGCACATCCTTACTCACCGAGGGAGGAACGTCGTACACCTGGAAGCCAAGAGGGGGTCAGGACTGGGCACGGCCCAGGCACACGCACTTGTGTGGTGCTCgtgtgcagtggtgatggctaagGGCTGTCTGGAGCGGGGCCTCGGCCTCCCTCTGGCTGTCTGCTCacctaggaggcaggagccacaCAGCACAGGGGGATCACACGTGTGTTAACACACATACCCGTGGGACACGCAGGGAAAGGCTGGCTAGCACACTGCCGCTGCCACCGCCACCACTGGGACTCTTCGCTCTGGCACGTTCCATTCCAGTCTGCCCAGGACAGGCCTAGGTTGCGCCTGAAGCCCCACATAATTACTGCCCCTCCGCTCGGTGGCGGCCTTGCCACTATCCTCTCCAGGAGGCCCAGAACAGGCCACTCCACAGGCTCAGAAGAGAGCCTGGTTCCCACATCTGCCCCACGCAAATGAGGGCAGAGCTGGACGGGACCGGTTCCCACCCACAGCCGCCCACAGGTACGGCCTTGGCCTCTGCAGTCCGGGTCCTGCTGGCGGCTCACCGCGTGGTGGCTGGAAGGTGGCAGGCCCTTCTCCACACTGGGAGGCACATCGTACACGTCCAGCAACGGGTCTCGGCCGTTCGGACCCTTGACGGCCATAGGAGGGGTGTCATATACCTGGGAGCAGAAAAACACAGTCAAACAGGTGTCAGGGCCGCCTGGGTGAGATGGGAAGAGCAGAAACCCCACAGGTCCCTGGGCTGCAGACGTACAGACTCACCGCCCCTGCCTCTCCCAACCGCCCCAGCCCTCAGCACCTACCTCCTGGCCATACTGGTTGGGAAGCAGCCCCCGAACAGGAGGCACATCGTAGATGTCCtggggcccaggggccagcaggtggcgcGGGATGTCGTACTCGTCCTGCTCCGGCTGTGAGGCCTCGTACACGTAGCCCTGCCCGGCTCGGGTGGGCACCACCACCTGGGGGCGGACAGCCCACTTCACCACTGGCTCTGGCACTGAGTCCTCAGACGGCCACCCCCGCTGTGAGGGAGCCAGGCGCACAATGGAGCTGAGGGAGGGCCCCACCAGTGGGCTTGCAGGTGCTGGTCCTCACTCCTTCTGTGACAGCCACGTGGGCTGTGAGCCCTAGGCTTCGTCTGCCGCTGCCTGGCtcggggacagggacagagagctgGGCACACGAGGAGGCTCCGCAGTGCGGGGCACATGGGCTGCTGAGGGGGCAGACAGGCAGGGCAAGAGGCCCTCGACCCTGCAGGACGACAGGCCTCAGCCGAGGTCTCCTGAGCGCTGTCTGTCCAGCACCAGCAGGGACTTACCCAATCCTGGCACCCAGCAGCCACCTCCAGACACAGAGGTGCCAAGAGCCACAGTGGCCAAGCCTGGCACTGTACAGCAGGCAGACAGAGGCCTGGGGGCGCCACCCTGGGCTGCTCACAGCCCCCACGAGGGCCATGCTGCCCTCACATGAGTCCGCAGCCTCCTCCCAGACAGGAGGCCCAGCAGGGTTCTCCCACCCGGCCTGGGTCAGCCGTCCCCGCTGAGCCTCCCCCACGGGGCTCCCTGCTCAGCTCTTTCCACAGAAAGGCCTTTGTTCCCTAATCAAAGGGGATGTCTGGGCCAGGGTTGACTCAGGCCCTCCCCACACGTCTCTCTCTCCGCAGGCTCAAGGCCCCCAGAACAACGCCAAGGCCCCATTCGAGGCCACGTGCCGGCTCTCCCAGGGGCAGCAGATGGGTCTGGTGCCCACAGGAAGCACGGGCaccagcagccccaggctggcAGAGGCTCCCCTGCCCACTTCCCGGGCAGGGCCCCGGGCTGCTGGGCTGCCGGCCTGGTGCGGTGTTCCCTGACCGGCAGTGTCTGGGACTGGAGTCAGGGCTGCCTCTCCACACTCATCTCCGTCCTGGAGCCCCAGACTTGAGTCGCCTCCAAAGCTATTTTTAGATGTTAGAACCTGCCAACACAGGGGCAGGCGGGGCAGGCGGGGCAGGCGGGGCAGGCGGGGGCTGGAGGGACGTGGCAGGTTGGCCAGTCCATGAGGCGGAGCCTGGGGCTTCTCCGGCCTCCACAGCAGCCCTAGGGGCAGGCAGGACACACCTCTCCAGGTGGAGGTgagccagagcccagggctgggacGAGTGGGGAGCAGCCCCGCACGCAGGCCCCATCTGTGCTCATGTAGCCCTCATGCAGAGCAGGGCTGGACCCCCAGCAGCTGGGGAGGGCGAGAGTGAGCGGTAGGAGGGGCCAGCAAAGGCTTTCTGTTAGAAAAACTGAGTAAGCCGCCACCAGCAGCAAAGCTCATTAGGGAAATGGATTCCCCAGAGAAGGGAGCGCGCTAATCACAGGCCACCCTGCACGGCACCTGAGCCCCATTAGCAGGACCTGGAGGCCCCTGGGGGTTGGGGAGCAGGGCCAGAGTCTagaaggagacagacacagagacactgaCATGaggcccacctgctgcctccagcctTGCACACACAGAGGACCCATGCAGCGCAAGGTCCCGCCAGGGTCAGGGATGCTGACCCTTCCAACCCTCCTCCTCCACAACAGGGTCCAGGGAAGGAGTGGGTGACCTAGAAACGTGTGTCCGAACCCAGGTCAGTCCTGGGCGGCAGAGACAACCTCCAGAGCAGAGacagggcccctccctgcccctcggcAGCTCGGGCTGAAGCCTCCCAACTAAAACGGCCCTCACCCCTGACCTGGGCCAACTACTAGCTACGGAGCATCCCGCCCCTCCCATCGACGACTCCCACTTTGTCCCTCTCACAGCCACAGAAGTGTCTCTGCCAAACCAGGACACATCCTACTGCCAGGGAGCACCTGACCGGGGTCACAGGCATGGTGGCCTGGGGGCCCAGCGCGGTAGcacacttcccctcccccactccaagCTCCTGGTACCTTATGGCTCAGGCAGTACAGCTGTCCCTTTAGGcgcagctgcagctcctgacccAGAACACGtccacgccccctccccacacctcccctaCTTCCAGAGCTCCCCTACTTCACAGATGCCTTCCCCTCTGCCGGTCCCAACTGCACACAGAGAGCCTGAAGCCCCCAAGtcccggggcccaggcactggccctaagcacccaggccctgctggccACCCAGCCCTCCCCTCACACCAGATGGAACCTGCTCTGGAGTCTGaccctcctggccccagccttgcCGCCTGCCCTCGTGGCTTCTTGGGGCCAGGCCCTCCCACCCACCTACAGTCCTCGCCAGGGCTGACCTTAGCCCACATCCTACCCTGGGCCCAGGAGCTATCTGAGGGGAGGACCTCAGGCTCATGAAGCAGGACTTTGAAGCGCAGGCACAGATGTGCAACCCAAGATGCTTACTGCATCAAGACAAAAGCAATCAGACTGCACAGTGCCCACCTCCCACTGGGAGCCGCCACCCCAATCAGGCTTAGAGAAGTCTTACCACCAAGAAAATGGCTTTGTACCTCATGTTGATTTTACAACTTTAAAATGCAAAAGTATGTATATAAGCCTGCAAAGAGAGAGTATGTGACAAACAGGCTGAAATTCCCCAGCAATTACCTCTTGATTGGGGAATTTCTCTCTAGACTTGTGCATGCATTATGCATGTTCCAGGGTAAACAAGCATCGCAGAAACATTCCAAGCTGCCCAGGGCAAGAGCGATGGGGCTTCCTGGGGAGAGCAACCAGGTGCTGGTCCACCAGGCAGGGTAGGGCCCTCAggacacaggcccaggcagctccGCAGTGGGCGCCTCCCAGTCCAGAAGCACACCCATGCCTGGGAGGGAAAGAGCAACTGACAATCAACAGCCTGCGTCCAAGGCCTGGCTGAGGTCCTTGCACTGCCGGCCCCGGCTTCCCCACTGTACCAGGACGAGCTGCGCTGCAAAGTCGGGGCAAGGGATGCCTCACTCGGGTACGTGTGGAGCATGgacatgtatgagtgtgtgcgtATGTGTTCAAGCACATGGTATGTGCACACATGACCATACACATGGGCATGTCTGTGGACATATGGCTGTGCATGTGCATTTGTACGGGAGGTGTGCTGTGTGTGGAGAGGACAGACCATGGCCTGTCTCGAGGCTCACCAGGGTCAGGGTCCATGGACTCCTACCTGCTTCCGGCTGACTTTGTCCAGTATTGGCAACAGCAAGATCCCTAACTCAGCCAAGGCCATCTCTGAAGACAAGGCTCAGGGCCATGGGCTCCATGTCTACTTGGCCACTGACTCTCCAGACAACGGAAGCTCCAGATTGGACATGGAAACAGCACAAGACCGGGCAGCAGCTCACGGAGGCTGactgggctggcctgggctgctCCTCCTCAGGGCCAGCTGTGCCCCCTCCAGGGGGCCTCTATCCAGCACAGCCTCCCTGAGGAGCAGTGAGTGGTGGCGGGGCACTCCTTGGTGTAGGCTCGGTCTTTCGGGCCCCCTTGGGTGAGCTACACggcagggcaggccaggcccGTAACGGTGGAGGGCTAGAACAGGGGACAACTCTACTTCTGGGCCCAGACACAGGCAACCAGAGGGGAAAAAGCTGTTCCCCACTGCCAGAAGCAGGGGAGGTGCTTGTTCCCTCTCCACAGACGGATCTGGGAGTGGCATGGGAGTGCACAGGGCGGCACATGGAGCtgagggtgcctgggttcaaggctgCGGCCCAGAGGCCTCGTCCCCCAGGGATAGCCTGCAGGGGACTGAAGGCTGAGTCTCGCAGGGCAATCCTGCTCTAGGGACCCAGGAGCAGCACCCTCCCCACGGTCACTGCCCCA includes these proteins:
- the BCAR1 gene encoding breast cancer anti-estrogen resistance protein 1 isoform X5, whose translation is MSVPNVLAKALYDNVAESPDELSFRKGDIMTVLERDTQGLDGWWLCSLHGRQGIVPGNRLKILVGMYDKKPAGPGPGPPATPPQPQPQPGLPQGVHTTVPPTSQYTPMLPATYQPQPDSVYLVPTPSKAQQSLYQAPGPSPQFQSPPAKQTSAFSKQASHHPFPSPAADLYQVPPGPGSPAQDIYQVPPSAGTGHDIYQVPPSMDSRPWEGTKPPAKVVVPTRAGQGYVYEASQPEQDEYDIPRHLLAPGPQDIYDVPPVRGLLPNQYGQEVYDTPPMAVKGPNGRDPLLDVYDVPPSVEKGLPPSSHHAVYDVPPSVSKDVPAGPLLREETYDVPPAFAKAKPFDPARHPLVLAAPPPDSPPPEDVYDVPPPAPDLYDVPPGLRRPGPGTLYDLPRERAPPEVADSSVADDGVYAVPPPAERDAPADAKRLSASSTGSTRSSQSASSLEAAVPGREPLELEVAVEALARLQHSVSATVGHLLDLAGSAVGAGGWRSTPEPQEPPVQDLRAAVAAVQGAVHELLEFARSAVGNAAHTSDRTLHAKLSRQLQKMEDVYQTLVAHGQALDSSRGGLGATPEDLDRLVACSRAVPEDAKQLASFLHGNASLLFRRTKAPAPGPDGGGPLHPNHTDKASSIQSRPLPSPPKFTSQDSPDGQYENSEGGWMEDYDYVHLQGKEEFEKTQKELLERGSIVRQGKGQLEPQQLKQFERLEQEVSRPIDHDLSSWTPAQPLAPGRTGGLGPSDRQLLLFYLEQCEANLTTLTNAVDAFFTAVATNQPPKIFVAHSKFVILSAHKLVFIGDTLSRQAKAADVRSQVTHYSNLLCDLLRGIVATTKAAALQYPSPSAAQDMVDRVKELGHSTQQFRRVLGQLAAA
- the BCAR1 gene encoding breast cancer anti-estrogen resistance protein 1 isoform X7; this encodes MAGGSARCTGAKASCLGTASRSCPAADLYQVPPGPGSPAQDIYQVPPSAGTGHDIYQVPPSMDSRPWEGTKPPAKVVVPTRAGQGYVYEASQPEQDEYDIPRHLLAPGPQDIYDVPPVRGLLPNQYGQEVYDTPPMAVKGPNGRDPLLDVYDVPPSVEKGLPPSSHHAVYDVPPSVSKDVPAGPLLREETYDVPPAFAKAKPFDPARHPLVLAAPPPDSPPPEDVYDVPPPAPDLYDVPPGLRRPGPGTLYDLPRERAPPEVADSSVADDGVYAVPPPAERDAPADAKRLSASSTGSTRSSQSASSLEAAVPGREPLELEVAVEALARLQHSVSATVGHLLDLAGSAVGAGGWRSTPEPQEPPVQDLRAAVAAVQGAVHELLEFARSAVGNAAHTSDRTLHAKLSRQLQKMEDVYQTLVAHGQALDSSRGGLGATPEDLDRLVACSRAVPEDAKQLASFLHGNASLLFRRTKAPAPGPDGGGPLHPNHTDKASSIQSRPLPSPPKFTSQDSPDGQYENSEGGWMEDYDYVHLQGKEEFEKTQKELLERGSIVRQGKGQLEPQQLKQFERLEQEVSRPIDHDLSSWTPAQPLAPGRTGGLGPSDRQLLLFYLEQCEANLTTLTNAVDAFFTAVATNQPPKIFVAHSKFVILSAHKLVFIGDTLSRQAKAADVRSQVTHYSNLLCDLLRGIVATTKAAALQYPSPSAAQDMVDRVKELGHSTQQFRRVLGQLAAA
- the BCAR1 gene encoding breast cancer anti-estrogen resistance protein 1 isoform X4, which produces MTIFPRAWRVHKWGHRETSQSRSGHPRLSQWEQSAPGQQRAGLGGRRWGGQGGPSAGPTPPRPRPDARTQSRPAKRQAWAGCGGVGVPAPRSRPEIRPGRPWRRPRRSGKNVLAKALYDNVAESPDELSFRKGDIMTVLERDTQGLDGWWLCSLHGRQGIVPGNRLKILVGIPAADLYQVPPGPGSPAQDIYQVPPSAGTGHDIYQVPPSMDSRPWEGTKPPAKVVVPTRAGQGYVYEASQPEQDEYDIPRHLLAPGPQDIYDVPPVRGLLPNQYGQEVYDTPPMAVKGPNGRDPLLDVYDVPPSVEKGLPPSSHHAVYDVPPSVSKDVPAGPLLREETYDVPPAFAKAKPFDPARHPLVLAAPPPDSPPPEDVYDVPPPAPDLYDVPPGLRRPGPGTLYDLPRERAPPEVADSSVADDGVYAVPPPAERDAPADAKRLSASSTGSTRSSQSASSLEAAVPGREPLELEVAVEALARLQHSVSATVGHLLDLAGSAVGAGGWRSTPEPQEPPVQDLRAAVAAVQGAVHELLEFARSAVGNAAHTSDRTLHAKLSRQLQKMEDVYQTLVAHGQALDSSRGGLGATPEDLDRLVACSRAVPEDAKQLASFLHGNASLLFRRTKAPAPGPDGGGPLHPNHTDKASSIQSRPLPSPPKFTSQDSPDGQYENSEGGWMEDYDYVHLQGKEEFEKTQKELLERGSIVRQGKGQLEPQQLKQFERLEQEVSRPIDHDLSSWTPAQPLAPGRTGGLGPSDRQLLLFYLEQCEANLTTLTNAVDAFFTAVATNQPPKIFVAHSKFVILSAHKLVFIGDTLSRQAKAADVRSQVTHYSNLLCDLLRGIVATTKAAALQYPSPSAAQDMVDRVKELGHSTQQFRRVLGQLAAA
- the BCAR1 gene encoding breast cancer anti-estrogen resistance protein 1 isoform X6, with the protein product MSVPNVLAKALYDNVAESPDELSFRKGDIMTVLERDTQGLDGWWLCSLHGRQGIVPGNRLKILVGIPAADLYQVPPGPGSPAQDIYQVPPSAGTGHDIYQVPPSMDSRPWEGTKPPAKVVVPTRAGQGYVYEASQPEQDEYDIPRHLLAPGPQDIYDVPPVRGLLPNQYGQEVYDTPPMAVKGPNGRDPLLDVYDVPPSVEKGLPPSSHHAVYDVPPSVSKDVPAGPLLREETYDVPPAFAKAKPFDPARHPLVLAAPPPDSPPPEDVYDVPPPAPDLYDVPPGLRRPGPGTLYDLPRERAPPEVADSSVADDGVYAVPPPAERDAPADAKRLSASSTGSTRSSQSASSLEAAVPGREPLELEVAVEALARLQHSVSATVGHLLDLAGSAVGAGGWRSTPEPQEPPVQDLRAAVAAVQGAVHELLEFARSAVGNAAHTSDRTLHAKLSRQLQKMEDVYQTLVAHGQALDSSRGGLGATPEDLDRLVACSRAVPEDAKQLASFLHGNASLLFRRTKAPAPGPDGGGPLHPNHTDKASSIQSRPLPSPPKFTSQDSPDGQYENSEGGWMEDYDYVHLQGKEEFEKTQKELLERGSIVRQGKGQLEPQQLKQFERLEQEVSRPIDHDLSSWTPAQPLAPGRTGGLGPSDRQLLLFYLEQCEANLTTLTNAVDAFFTAVATNQPPKIFVAHSKFVILSAHKLVFIGDTLSRQAKAADVRSQVTHYSNLLCDLLRGIVATTKAAALQYPSPSAAQDMVDRVKELGHSTQQFRRVLGQLAAA
- the BCAR1 gene encoding breast cancer anti-estrogen resistance protein 1 isoform X3, whose translation is MTLGVAAVKRNLRCCPGSVEKNARISRGFLPGGKGAAVSPHSNVLAKALYDNVAESPDELSFRKGDIMTVLERDTQGLDGWWLCSLHGRQGIVPGNRLKILVGMYDKKPAGPGPGPPATPPQPQPQPGLPQGVHTTVPPTSQYTPMLPATYQPQPDSVYLVPTPSKAQQSLYQAPGPSPQFQSPPAKQTSAFSKQASHHPFPSPAADLYQVPPGPGSPAQDIYQVPPSAGTGHDIYQVPPSMDSRPWEGTKPPAKVVVPTRAGQGYVYEASQPEQDEYDIPRHLLAPGPQDIYDVPPVRGLLPNQYGQEVYDTPPMAVKGPNGRDPLLDVYDVPPSVEKGLPPSSHHAVYDVPPSVSKDVPAGPLLREETYDVPPAFAKAKPFDPARHPLVLAAPPPDSPPPEDVYDVPPPAPDLYDVPPGLRRPGPGTLYDLPRERAPPEVADSSVADDGVYAVPPPAERDAPADAKRLSASSTGSTRSSQSASSLEAAVPGREPLELEVAVEALARLQHSVSATVGHLLDLAGSAVGAGGWRSTPEPQEPPVQDLRAAVAAVQGAVHELLEFARSAVGNAAHTSDRTLHAKLSRQLQKMEDVYQTLVAHGQALDSSRGGLGATPEDLDRLVACSRAVPEDAKQLASFLHGNASLLFRRTKAPAPGPDGGGPLHPNHTDKASSIQSRPLPSPPKFTSQDSPDGQYENSEGGWMEDYDYVHLQGKEEFEKTQKELLERGSIVRQGKGQLEPQQLKQFERLEQEVSRPIDHDLSSWTPAQPLAPGRTGGLGPSDRQLLLFYLEQCEANLTTLTNAVDAFFTAVATNQPPKIFVAHSKFVILSAHKLVFIGDTLSRQAKAADVRSQVTHYSNLLCDLLRGIVATTKAAALQYPSPSAAQDMVDRVKELGHSTQQFRRVLGQLAAA